One Halioglobus japonicus DNA segment encodes these proteins:
- a CDS encoding DsbA family oxidoreductase, which produces MSQHTFHIDIVSDVVCPWCIIGYKQLQKTLQATPEVGDVDIRWHPFQLNPHMPPEGQNLREHLMMKYGSTAEQSIAARQRLTDLGESLGFSFDYFDDMRMVNTFDAHRLLHWAGLKGRQTEMKLALFTAFFSHRKDVSNAKVLAATAAEAGLPEDEASLVLEQGTFSDEVNAELEHWLDQGIHAVPTFIFNNKYQVPGAQDAETFVRVLRKVNQKESVA; this is translated from the coding sequence ATGAGTCAGCATACATTTCACATCGATATCGTATCCGACGTTGTATGCCCCTGGTGCATCATCGGCTACAAGCAATTGCAGAAAACGTTACAGGCAACCCCGGAAGTGGGCGATGTGGACATTCGCTGGCATCCCTTCCAGCTCAATCCACACATGCCGCCTGAAGGACAGAATCTGCGCGAACACCTGATGATGAAGTATGGCTCCACCGCAGAACAGAGTATAGCCGCCAGACAGCGCCTGACGGACCTGGGCGAATCCCTGGGGTTCAGTTTTGACTACTTTGACGACATGCGCATGGTTAATACATTCGACGCTCATCGGCTACTACATTGGGCGGGACTGAAAGGCCGCCAGACTGAAATGAAGCTGGCCCTGTTTACCGCCTTTTTCAGCCACAGGAAAGACGTGAGCAATGCAAAGGTATTGGCCGCAACAGCGGCAGAGGCAGGATTGCCCGAGGATGAGGCGAGTCTGGTTCTGGAACAGGGAACGTTCTCAGACGAAGTGAACGCAGAGCTCGAACACTGGCTTGATCAGGGCATTCACGCGGTGCCGACCTTCATCTTTAACAATAAGTATCAGGTTCCAGGGGCACAGGACGCGGAAACCTTTGTTCGCGTCCTGCGCAAGGTCAATCAGAAGGAATCAGTTGCCTGA
- a CDS encoding MAPEG family protein: protein MQDVLQIHTTLMFAALFGILHVIFTLRVGAYRFKSGISLGDEGDKELRNRIRAHGNFIENVPIGLILLLLNDLNGLSDTVLMVLGSVLLAARVLHYVMIVSRSLPIVLRPISMLGTLGSILTLAILLLV from the coding sequence ATGCAAGACGTTCTGCAAATACACACGACGCTAATGTTCGCTGCACTATTCGGCATACTGCATGTGATCTTCACGCTGCGGGTAGGGGCATACCGTTTCAAGTCAGGAATCAGCCTGGGTGATGAGGGCGATAAGGAATTGCGCAATCGGATTCGGGCACATGGCAACTTTATCGAGAACGTCCCCATCGGCCTTATTCTGCTGTTGCTCAACGACTTGAATGGCTTGTCTGATACTGTGCTGATGGTGCTCGGCTCGGTACTGTTGGCGGCCCGAGTGCTGCACTACGTGATGATCGTCTCCCGATCGCTGCCCATCGTGCTACGTCCGATCTCCATGCTCGGCACTCTGGGTTCAATCCTGACCCTGGCGATTCTGCTACTGGTGTAG
- a CDS encoding TetR/AcrR family transcriptional regulator: MPRSAEFDRTKALEAAMKLFWARGYTACSLPDLLAAMNIARSSFYASYSTKRELFVECLIMFGDRTLTMVERHAEDRSATELARAFFESTMLQVSPNKVQQGCMMVNTVLELADVDSELCELATDKLDAIENAFVRAFTADLSSGASTSHLDPQTLAALVMTLNLGLRVQCRRPHSPAELQHLIDNSLSMLEQAA; this comes from the coding sequence ATGCCCCGCTCCGCAGAATTTGACCGCACCAAGGCCCTTGAGGCGGCGATGAAGCTATTCTGGGCCAGAGGCTATACTGCATGTTCTCTCCCGGACTTACTTGCAGCAATGAACATCGCCCGGTCCAGTTTCTACGCGAGCTATAGCACCAAGCGAGAGCTGTTTGTTGAGTGCCTGATAATGTTCGGCGACCGCACACTCACTATGGTTGAGCGGCACGCAGAGGACCGCTCCGCGACGGAGCTCGCGCGTGCGTTTTTCGAATCAACAATGTTGCAGGTATCGCCCAATAAAGTGCAGCAGGGCTGCATGATGGTGAATACCGTGTTGGAGCTAGCCGATGTCGACAGCGAGTTATGTGAACTGGCGACCGATAAACTCGACGCTATCGAGAACGCGTTTGTTCGCGCATTTACCGCTGACCTAAGCAGCGGGGCGTCGACTTCACATCTCGATCCACAAACCCTTGCCGCGCTGGTCATGACACTCAACCTCGGCCTGCGGGTGCAGTGTCGACGACCCCACTCGCCAGCCGAGTTACAACACCTTATCGATAACAGCCTGTCGATGCTCGAGCAGGCGGCCTGA
- a CDS encoding haloalkane dehalogenase — protein MLSETMPYTKKTATVAGKKIAYIEEGQGDPIVLLHGNPTSSFLWRNVVPELVNSGRVIVPDLIGQGDSEKLPASEGTDRYTLEVAYHYVAGLLETIDAQTNVTLVIHDWGSAIGFMWAMRHPDQVKGVAYMEGIVRPVNWADWPASGVGIFQGFRSEKGEDLILNRNMFIEGVLPSSILRTLTETEMDAYRAPTPTPIHASHCLTGRARSPLKAILRISWNWSRNTALL, from the coding sequence ATGCTATCTGAAACCATGCCCTACACAAAAAAAACAGCCACCGTCGCAGGTAAGAAAATCGCCTACATCGAAGAAGGGCAAGGCGACCCGATTGTACTGTTGCACGGCAACCCCACCTCATCGTTTCTGTGGCGAAACGTGGTTCCGGAGTTAGTTAACTCTGGCAGAGTTATCGTCCCGGATCTTATCGGCCAGGGCGATTCAGAAAAGTTACCGGCCAGCGAGGGGACGGACCGATATACCCTGGAGGTTGCCTATCATTACGTGGCAGGCCTGCTGGAGACCATTGACGCCCAGACGAACGTTACCCTGGTCATCCACGACTGGGGCAGCGCCATCGGTTTTATGTGGGCCATGCGCCACCCTGATCAGGTCAAAGGCGTCGCCTATATGGAAGGCATTGTCAGACCCGTCAACTGGGCGGACTGGCCAGCGAGCGGCGTGGGTATTTTCCAGGGTTTCCGCTCGGAAAAAGGCGAAGACCTCATTCTCAATCGCAATATGTTTATCGAGGGCGTCCTACCCTCCTCCATTCTTCGCACCCTGACAGAGACAGAAATGGACGCGTATCGCGCCCCCACACCGACGCCGATTCACGCCAGCCACTGCTTAACTGGCCGCGCCAGATCCCCATTGAAGGCGATCCTGCGAATATCGTGGAACTGGTCGAGGAATACGGCGCTTTTATGA
- a CDS encoding DUF1330 domain-containing protein, whose amino-acid sequence MSEAPAYVVANLIVHDQAEYLNYEKGFFPILKKHGGSFFTFDDNVKHLEGTDPREGRMVIFQFPSADAAEAWYNDAEYQALSEHRRAATTLVSLTLVHGLPPRG is encoded by the coding sequence ATGTCTGAAGCACCCGCCTATGTAGTCGCCAACCTGATTGTTCACGACCAGGCCGAGTACCTAAATTATGAGAAAGGATTTTTTCCGATTCTGAAAAAGCACGGGGGATCGTTTTTCACCTTCGATGACAACGTCAAACACCTCGAAGGTACAGACCCCAGAGAGGGCCGCATGGTGATCTTCCAATTCCCGTCGGCTGACGCCGCCGAAGCCTGGTACAACGATGCGGAGTACCAGGCGCTGTCCGAACATCGGCGTGCGGCCACCACACTGGTGTCGCTTACCCTGGTGCACGGATTACCTCCCAGAGGCTAG
- a CDS encoding DUF3604 domain-containing protein: MLFRGHLTSRSRCTGAISLVLLGLAGPATAREACDNYSELRQPFFGDTHVHTAYSFDARAQDTRATPADAYRFAKGEPLLIQPFDENGVGQRKIQIDRPLDFTAVTDHAEFLGEVKVCYTPGLEGYSSWPCMIHRNMSVLGMQMFSMKTAIYKQRFGFCDDDSGEGALCEEHALSRWQNIRDAAEEAYDRSSACSFTSFVGYEWTGLTNPNAANLHRNVIFKNEHVPPVAKSWVETPSVEQLWDYLEQDCVADTPGCDAVTIPHNSNISAGLMFQNPAVTSEAVPELPVSPEQARRRARWEPLIELTQHKGESECDIRQAVWAGDEFCNEEKFSYDTFGGKPTGVNEWIPDWLRGTAGDLVPPTELPTANNFVRWALKEGLRQQAGMGVNSLKFGLSAATDTHIAAPGLTQEKGHPGHGGAGRGAKEAIVGLPDELENSPGGLTVLWAEENTRESLFSAMQRKEAYATSGTRPLLRFFGGADLDPNLCASDAMVANAYAQGVPMGSDLPAADAPPRFLVAVSQDPGTVDYPGAALQRVQIVKGWYKDGEVHEQVLDVAGGDNGASVDLKTCERTGEGHAQLCSVWEDPAFDPAANAFYYARALENPSCRWSQYQCNDAGVDCDDPSTITEGYEDCCVAEHQRTVQERAWSSPIWYTASK; the protein is encoded by the coding sequence ATGTTGTTTCGAGGACATTTAACTTCCCGTAGCCGGTGTACAGGCGCGATCTCTCTGGTATTGCTGGGGCTCGCAGGGCCGGCCACTGCCCGGGAAGCTTGTGACAATTATTCGGAGCTGCGCCAGCCTTTCTTCGGCGACACGCACGTACATACGGCTTACTCTTTTGACGCCCGAGCGCAGGATACGCGGGCAACGCCAGCCGATGCTTACCGGTTTGCCAAGGGTGAACCGCTGCTGATCCAGCCGTTTGATGAAAATGGTGTTGGCCAGCGCAAGATCCAGATCGATCGTCCACTGGATTTTACTGCGGTGACAGATCATGCCGAGTTTCTCGGCGAAGTTAAGGTTTGCTATACGCCGGGGCTTGAGGGTTATTCCAGTTGGCCGTGCATGATACACCGCAACATGTCTGTTCTCGGTATGCAGATGTTTAGTATGAAAACTGCGATCTACAAGCAGCGATTCGGTTTCTGTGATGACGATAGCGGTGAGGGTGCGCTGTGTGAGGAGCATGCACTCAGCCGCTGGCAGAATATTCGGGATGCTGCAGAGGAAGCCTATGATCGAAGCTCGGCCTGTAGCTTTACCAGCTTTGTTGGCTATGAGTGGACTGGTCTTACTAATCCCAATGCGGCGAACCTGCATCGCAATGTGATCTTCAAGAACGAGCACGTGCCCCCGGTGGCTAAAAGCTGGGTGGAGACGCCCTCTGTTGAACAACTGTGGGATTACCTTGAGCAGGATTGTGTGGCCGATACACCGGGATGTGACGCTGTCACCATTCCCCATAACTCCAATATCAGTGCCGGACTGATGTTCCAGAATCCAGCAGTGACCTCTGAAGCCGTGCCGGAGTTGCCGGTATCGCCCGAGCAGGCCCGGCGTAGGGCGCGCTGGGAGCCGCTGATTGAACTCACGCAGCATAAAGGTGAGTCCGAGTGCGATATTCGCCAGGCCGTGTGGGCCGGCGATGAGTTCTGCAATGAAGAAAAATTCAGTTACGACACATTCGGTGGTAAACCCACCGGGGTGAACGAGTGGATTCCCGACTGGCTGCGCGGCACCGCCGGCGATCTTGTGCCACCGACGGAACTGCCCACCGCAAACAACTTTGTTCGCTGGGCATTGAAAGAAGGCCTGCGTCAGCAGGCGGGTATGGGTGTGAATAGCCTGAAATTTGGTCTCAGTGCGGCCACCGATACGCATATTGCGGCACCTGGTTTGACCCAGGAGAAAGGCCATCCCGGCCATGGCGGTGCGGGCCGGGGCGCGAAGGAAGCGATTGTCGGATTGCCCGACGAACTGGAAAACAGCCCGGGCGGACTAACGGTGCTGTGGGCAGAGGAAAATACCCGCGAGTCATTGTTCTCGGCCATGCAGCGTAAAGAGGCCTACGCCACCAGTGGTACACGTCCGCTGTTGCGGTTCTTTGGCGGTGCTGATCTCGATCCCAACCTGTGTGCCAGCGATGCTATGGTCGCCAATGCTTATGCGCAGGGCGTACCTATGGGCAGCGATCTTCCCGCGGCTGATGCGCCGCCGCGTTTCCTGGTGGCGGTGAGTCAGGATCCGGGAACTGTGGATTACCCTGGAGCGGCCTTGCAGCGCGTTCAGATTGTGAAGGGCTGGTACAAGGATGGTGAAGTGCACGAACAGGTGCTCGATGTGGCCGGGGGGGACAACGGCGCCAGTGTTGACTTGAAGACCTGTGAACGCACAGGCGAAGGACATGCACAGTTGTGTAGTGTCTGGGAAGACCCTGCCTTTGACCCTGCGGCGAATGCATTCTACTACGCCCGGGCACTGGAGAATCCCAGCTGTCGCTGGAGTCAGTATCAGTGCAATGACGCCGGCGTGGACTGTGATGATCCCTCAACCATTACTGAGGGCTATGAAGACTGTTGTGTGGCGGAGCACCAGCGCACGGTGCAGGAACGGGCATGGTCGTCACCGATCTGGTACACCGCCAGCAAGTAG
- a CDS encoding molybdopterin-dependent oxidoreductase, translating to MTDDVISHYRACHLCEAICGVEIKTQGEQILSIKGDKDDPFSRGHICPKATALEDLHYDPDRLRMPMKKLADGSWQEIEWDEAFATVADRLADIQARYGNDTVAIYAGNPNVHNYGSMTHSGVVRKALQSRVTYSATSLDQLPHHLAAWAMYGHQQCLPIPDIDRTQFMLIIGGNPLASNGSIMTVPDVKNRLKAIQSRGGRFVVIDPRRTETAAIADEHLFIRPGSDVFLLMAMIHTLINEDLVDLGHLAAHIDHLDELPEIVSAFTPELAESKTGIPAATVRDLAREMINAEGAVCYGRMGASVQQFGALCQWAIQVINILSGNLDREGGALVCSPAFGYITRGEKGAGSLGRFTSRVRGLPEFAGELPAVTMAEDILTPGEGQLRAMMTIAGNPVLSASNGRRLDEAFESLDFMVSIDFFINETTRHADIILPPTGPLEHDHYDLAFNRLAVRNVTRMNEAVFEPAPGALHDWQIMNGLGVALAARKELDAKPLPAPDVLIDMGIQAGFYGEQQGHALALTLDKIRAHPHGLDLGPLQPSLTERLGTESGKIALVPDYVTADMPRLAEVAQTQSDDGLLLIGRRHVRSNNSWMHNSHRLVKGKPRWKLFMHPQDMAERNLSDDDTVEIRSRVGSVVTQVTATDDMMLGVVCLPHGWGHQRSGVKLSVASQQAGVSINDLTDDQFVDEVSGNAALNGVPVTVTAA from the coding sequence ATGACCGACGACGTCATCAGCCACTACCGGGCCTGCCACTTGTGCGAGGCCATTTGTGGTGTAGAAATAAAAACCCAGGGTGAGCAGATTCTTTCGATCAAGGGGGATAAAGACGACCCGTTCAGCCGTGGTCATATCTGCCCCAAAGCAACCGCCCTGGAGGACCTGCACTACGATCCTGATCGGCTGCGTATGCCAATGAAGAAATTGGCTGATGGCAGTTGGCAGGAGATCGAATGGGACGAGGCTTTTGCGACGGTTGCGGATCGACTGGCAGATATACAGGCGCGGTATGGCAACGATACGGTCGCGATTTATGCCGGTAATCCGAATGTGCATAACTACGGCAGCATGACTCACTCAGGCGTAGTGCGCAAAGCCCTGCAGTCGCGAGTTACGTATTCGGCGACTTCGCTGGATCAACTACCGCATCACCTGGCCGCATGGGCCATGTACGGCCATCAGCAGTGCCTGCCCATTCCTGATATCGATCGCACCCAGTTCATGTTGATCATTGGCGGCAATCCATTGGCGTCCAATGGCAGCATCATGACGGTGCCGGATGTTAAGAACCGGCTCAAGGCCATCCAGTCTCGCGGCGGCCGATTCGTTGTAATCGACCCGCGCCGCACTGAAACCGCTGCGATCGCCGACGAGCATCTGTTTATTCGCCCGGGCAGCGATGTCTTTCTACTCATGGCAATGATCCACACGCTGATCAATGAAGACCTGGTCGATCTCGGGCATCTGGCAGCGCACATCGATCACCTGGATGAGCTGCCAGAGATAGTCAGCGCGTTCACTCCGGAACTCGCCGAGTCGAAGACAGGCATTCCTGCTGCTACCGTCAGGGATCTGGCTCGTGAGATGATCAATGCCGAGGGTGCCGTTTGCTATGGCCGTATGGGCGCTTCTGTGCAGCAGTTTGGTGCTTTGTGCCAATGGGCGATTCAGGTCATTAATATTCTCAGCGGCAATCTTGATCGCGAGGGTGGGGCGCTCGTATGCTCACCCGCATTCGGCTATATCACTAGAGGCGAAAAGGGCGCAGGCAGCCTTGGTAGATTTACGTCGCGCGTTCGTGGCCTCCCTGAATTTGCCGGTGAACTGCCTGCAGTAACCATGGCTGAGGATATTCTTACGCCAGGGGAAGGTCAGTTGCGGGCCATGATGACAATTGCGGGTAATCCGGTGCTTTCGGCCAGTAATGGCAGACGCCTGGATGAGGCCTTTGAGTCGCTGGATTTCATGGTGTCAATTGACTTTTTCATTAACGAAACCACCCGTCACGCGGACATTATTTTGCCTCCGACAGGGCCGCTGGAACACGATCACTACGACCTCGCCTTTAACCGGCTTGCGGTGCGCAACGTCACCCGCATGAACGAGGCGGTCTTTGAGCCTGCCCCCGGCGCGTTACACGACTGGCAGATTATGAACGGCCTGGGGGTTGCCCTTGCGGCGCGTAAAGAGCTCGATGCCAAGCCGTTGCCGGCGCCTGATGTATTGATCGATATGGGTATTCAGGCAGGGTTTTACGGCGAGCAACAGGGCCATGCGCTGGCACTGACCCTGGATAAGATTCGCGCTCATCCCCACGGCCTGGACCTTGGGCCGTTGCAACCTTCATTGACTGAGAGATTGGGAACGGAGAGCGGTAAAATCGCGCTCGTGCCTGATTATGTGACCGCGGATATGCCGCGCCTTGCCGAAGTTGCGCAGACACAAAGCGACGATGGCCTGCTGCTGATTGGTCGTCGGCATGTGCGTTCCAATAACTCCTGGATGCACAATTCGCATCGCCTTGTGAAGGGCAAGCCGAGGTGGAAGCTGTTTATGCACCCGCAGGACATGGCCGAGCGTAACCTCAGCGATGACGACACGGTTGAGATACGTTCGCGGGTGGGTAGTGTCGTCACACAAGTCACTGCGACGGATGATATGATGCTCGGTGTCGTTTGCCTGCCACACGGCTGGGGGCATCAGCGTTCGGGGGTGAAACTATCCGTTGCATCGCAACAGGCTGGGGTCAGCATTAATGATTTGACTGACGATCAGTTCGTTGACGAAGTGTCAGGGAATGCTGCGCTTAACGGCGTACCGGTCACCGTCACCGCGGCCTAG
- a CDS encoding DUF1330 domain-containing protein, protein MSIEPTDEQLAALVERDGGGPINMLNLLKFKDLATYPDGSDADLSGRDAYLRYGVKVAELITALGGAFVFSSEANTLVVGQSDLDWDMVVIVNYPSVQAFLEMTESQAYQDLYVHREAGLESQILLQC, encoded by the coding sequence ATGTCCATTGAGCCTACTGATGAACAGCTTGCCGCCCTGGTTGAGCGTGATGGGGGTGGACCCATCAACATGTTAAATCTGCTCAAGTTTAAGGATCTGGCCACTTATCCCGACGGCAGCGACGCCGACTTGTCGGGGCGCGATGCCTACCTGCGCTATGGGGTGAAGGTTGCCGAGCTCATTACTGCCCTGGGGGGAGCGTTTGTCTTCAGCAGCGAGGCAAACACGCTGGTCGTGGGGCAGAGCGACCTCGATTGGGACATGGTCGTTATCGTCAATTACCCGTCGGTGCAGGCGTTTCTCGAGATGACCGAAAGTCAGGCATATCAGGATCTCTACGTGCACCGGGAAGCCGGATTGGAAAGTCAGATACTGCTACAGTGTTAA
- a CDS encoding DUF3604 domain-containing protein, with the protein MKSVRMMPWAAAVAAGMLVGCDGEQIAQSGDAFSAAADVHDDPQIIENTEEIDSIIVDMNADGGFTRKVFETETVLMEREADPGAPDAEAASDRKAYFGDLHVHTTYSFDGHSMGTLATPYDAYRFALGEAIANPAGFDMQLSAPLDFYSVTDHAMFLGLFNAASDTSTAFSRNTFAEPYRDFNAAEKNGTDIVSTLRRLATFASFLPTASGMIAAGELDREEALGIIRGTWADIVEAADQYNDPGKFTTFVGFEYTTSTPDMGNLHRNVIFEGSERLPREPFSRFHSTNPEDLWDWMDELRDMGVESLAIPHNSNASNGQMFKMVDWAGNPMDDAYATQRLRNEPIVEITQIKGTSETHPQLSSRDEFAGFEILPYRVATNALSQIEGSYVREALRTGLTLEEQGIANPYMFGFIGSSDTHSAASQLDESTYVSKLGLLSALPEQRGSVPRQGLDGEFSYWFTKAAMTLVPSPQGKGMFTRINGDVYARGSSPLYGASGLAAVWAEENTRESIYRAFRRKEVFATSGPRISLRFFAGYDLDDSMLESAEAVQRAYTTGVSMGGELAAPSGLEAEPQSPGFIVMASADPRGAPLQRLQVIKGWIDAQGTTHEQVVDVACAGGAAVDLVTQRCPDNGARVDVSDCSINVETGASQLAVLWHDPDFQPGQRAFYYARALENPTCRWSTWDAIRAGVDPRPDLARTLQERAWSSPIHFLGAQ; encoded by the coding sequence ATGAAATCAGTGAGAATGATGCCTTGGGCGGCTGCCGTCGCGGCGGGGATGTTGGTGGGCTGTGATGGTGAGCAGATCGCGCAGTCGGGTGATGCTTTCAGTGCGGCAGCGGATGTGCACGACGATCCACAGATTATCGAAAACACCGAGGAGATTGACAGTATTATCGTCGATATGAATGCCGATGGTGGTTTTACCCGCAAGGTGTTCGAAACAGAAACTGTGCTCATGGAGCGCGAAGCGGACCCTGGGGCGCCAGATGCCGAGGCTGCGTCGGATCGCAAGGCCTATTTTGGCGACCTACATGTGCATACCACGTACTCTTTTGACGGGCACTCCATGGGCACGCTGGCAACGCCCTATGACGCCTATCGGTTTGCACTGGGCGAGGCGATTGCCAATCCCGCGGGATTTGATATGCAGTTGTCGGCCCCGCTGGATTTCTACTCGGTCACTGATCACGCGATGTTCCTGGGTTTGTTTAATGCTGCATCAGATACCTCCACTGCGTTTTCACGCAATACCTTCGCCGAGCCCTATCGCGACTTTAACGCCGCTGAAAAGAATGGCACAGACATAGTCAGCACCTTGCGCCGCCTGGCGACATTTGCGAGTTTTCTGCCGACAGCCTCCGGCATGATTGCTGCGGGAGAATTGGATCGCGAAGAGGCGCTGGGCATTATTCGTGGCACCTGGGCAGATATCGTCGAAGCCGCAGATCAGTACAACGATCCAGGTAAATTTACGACGTTTGTCGGTTTCGAATACACCACGTCCACGCCGGATATGGGCAATCTGCATCGCAATGTGATCTTCGAGGGCAGCGAACGCCTGCCGCGAGAGCCTTTCTCTCGTTTTCACTCCACCAACCCGGAGGACCTGTGGGACTGGATGGATGAGTTGCGTGACATGGGCGTAGAGAGCCTGGCAATACCCCACAACTCGAATGCGTCCAATGGCCAGATGTTCAAAATGGTCGACTGGGCGGGCAATCCCATGGATGACGCTTACGCTACCCAGCGCCTGCGCAATGAGCCAATTGTTGAGATTACCCAGATCAAGGGTACCTCTGAGACCCACCCACAACTTTCCAGTCGCGACGAGTTTGCCGGCTTCGAGATTCTGCCTTATCGCGTGGCGACCAATGCACTGAGCCAGATTGAAGGTTCTTATGTGCGTGAGGCACTGCGCACCGGGCTAACGCTGGAAGAGCAGGGTATCGCCAACCCCTATATGTTTGGCTTCATCGGCTCCAGCGACACGCATTCGGCGGCCAGCCAGCTGGATGAATCTACCTATGTTTCGAAGCTTGGCCTGTTGTCCGCACTACCTGAACAGCGGGGATCTGTGCCACGGCAGGGCCTCGACGGTGAGTTTTCGTATTGGTTTACCAAGGCAGCCATGACCCTGGTGCCGTCCCCCCAGGGCAAGGGTATGTTCACGCGTATTAACGGCGATGTTTATGCGCGTGGATCAAGCCCGCTGTATGGCGCCTCGGGACTAGCGGCGGTATGGGCAGAGGAAAATACCCGCGAGTCAATTTATCGGGCCTTTCGTCGCAAGGAGGTTTTTGCAACTTCTGGGCCGCGGATCTCGCTGCGATTCTTCGCCGGTTACGATCTGGACGACAGCATGCTGGAAAGTGCCGAAGCCGTGCAGCGTGCCTATACAACGGGCGTGAGCATGGGGGGTGAGTTGGCGGCGCCGTCTGGCCTCGAAGCCGAGCCGCAATCGCCAGGGTTTATTGTCATGGCTTCTGCCGATCCTCGCGGGGCTCCGTTACAGCGTCTGCAAGTGATCAAGGGCTGGATTGATGCTCAGGGCACTACCCATGAGCAGGTAGTTGATGTCGCCTGTGCTGGTGGCGCTGCTGTGGACCTTGTCACGCAACGTTGTCCCGATAACGGCGCCCGTGTTGATGTCAGTGATTGTTCCATCAATGTGGAGACCGGTGCCAGCCAGCTTGCGGTACTGTGGCATGACCCGGATTTTCAGCCCGGCCAGCGAGCTTTTTACTACGCCCGAGCGCTGGAGAACCCGACCTGCCGCTGGTCAACCTGGGATGCGATACGCGCAGGCGTGGATCCGAGACCTGATCTGGCCAGAACGTTACAAGAGCGGGCCTGGTCGTCCCCCATTCATTTTCTCGGCGCACAATGA